A window of Infirmifilum lucidum contains these coding sequences:
- a CDS encoding 4Fe-4S dicluster domain-containing protein has product MVRLVLPSKNEGYGVVVDIDKCIGCRACEIACQAWNGRKAVETTFSGVFANPPDLTADTWKVVFYYESEAQVTLSIPEGSFSFQQVQWTPLPFQCMHCYDSPCARACPVGAIKVTPEGAVVIRAEECVGCGYCQTACPYSVPRRGSDGKFYKCTFCVDRIQNGLRPACVEACPTGVFTFTTIQKAVEMAREAQSQGKVVYGLDLNSYIGGGTRWIYVASEKKASAAFKEKLPENPVVAIRQTQELLKNIAIPGFSAGAVALAIIGGFAFWRAKRVEQVAREGGEE; this is encoded by the coding sequence CGTGGACATCGACAAGTGTATAGGATGCAGGGCCTGCGAGATAGCGTGCCAGGCCTGGAACGGCAGGAAAGCCGTCGAGACTACGTTCAGCGGAGTATTCGCAAACCCGCCAGACTTAACGGCAGACACGTGGAAGGTCGTATTCTATTACGAGTCTGAGGCCCAGGTAACGCTGAGTATACCCGAGGGCTCTTTCAGCTTCCAGCAGGTTCAGTGGACACCGCTACCATTCCAGTGCATGCACTGCTACGACTCTCCGTGCGCGAGGGCCTGTCCTGTCGGGGCGATAAAAGTCACGCCCGAGGGGGCTGTTGTAATCAGGGCAGAGGAGTGTGTAGGGTGCGGGTACTGCCAGACAGCCTGCCCGTACAGCGTCCCCAGGAGGGGCTCCGACGGGAAGTTCTACAAGTGCACGTTCTGCGTGGACAGGATACAGAACGGCTTGAGGCCAGCCTGCGTGGAGGCGTGCCCGACGGGAGTATTCACCTTCACTACTATCCAGAAGGCTGTCGAGATGGCAAGAGAGGCCCAATCCCAGGGCAAAGTTGTCTACGGGCTCGACTTGAACAGCTACATCGGGGGCGGCACGAGGTGGATCTACGTAGCCTCCGAGAAGAAAGCCTCTGCGGCCTTCAAGGAGAAACTCCCCGAGAACCCTGTAGTCGCTATCCGGCAGACGCAGGAGCTCCTAAAGAACATAGCTATCCCCGGCTTCTCGGCTGGCGCTGTAGCGCTAGCAATCATAGGGGGGTTCGCATTCTGGCGCGCTAAACGGGTAGAACAAGTTGCCAGAGAGGGGGGTGAAGAGTAA
- a CDS encoding cytochrome b/b6 domain-containing protein, translated as MSEEKRVEIISLSYRLVHAHNLHLWSFLAVSGAVMLAIQYFSWLAYAVGYPAAVLLRLDPAVDAVTLGVQILRILHRILGVLWGIMIIVYGIYLVGFRKLEVLRPLRKPLKEQVAEVKALAGRYILGKPLPKEVEEKLDRHNVFVAYLALLLAVAFALLAFSGASMVFLPLTIEQYRLMLLLHDIGFYLSLLFVYLHLFASLHPANAPILRAMFRDGTVTLEEAKQHMPQWLKRKIK; from the coding sequence GTGTCCGAGGAGAAACGCGTTGAAATAATAAGCTTGAGCTACAGGCTAGTGCACGCGCATAACCTACACCTCTGGAGCTTCCTCGCAGTTAGCGGTGCCGTAATGCTCGCGATCCAGTACTTCAGCTGGCTCGCCTATGCAGTCGGCTACCCCGCTGCTGTCCTGCTACGCCTAGACCCCGCCGTTGACGCCGTCACTCTAGGCGTCCAGATCCTAAGGATACTGCACAGGATACTCGGGGTTCTCTGGGGTATAATGATAATAGTCTACGGTATCTATCTCGTAGGGTTCAGGAAGCTGGAAGTACTCAGGCCACTCAGGAAACCCCTCAAGGAGCAAGTAGCTGAGGTAAAGGCGCTAGCAGGCAGGTACATCCTCGGCAAGCCCCTGCCGAAAGAAGTCGAGGAGAAACTCGACAGGCATAACGTTTTCGTGGCGTACCTCGCCCTACTACTCGCCGTGGCCTTCGCGCTCCTAGCCTTCAGCGGGGCCTCTATGGTGTTCCTCCCGCTGACTATCGAGCAGTACAGGCTCATGTTGCTACTCCACGACATAGGATTCTACCTTTCGCTGCTATTCGTCTACCTCCACCTCTTCGCATCGCTACACCCAGCCAACGCGCCGATACTGCGGGCCATGTTCAGGGACGGGACAGTGACTCTAGAAGAAGCTAAACAGCACATGCCCCAGTGGCTCAAGAGGAAAATTAAATGA
- a CDS encoding formate dehydrogenase accessory sulfurtransferase FdhD, with product MVRFSELAPEYVTLEGQAVAVDELYTVYVNGKSYVSISASPSGLYELALGLLVGDGVASGPGDILDVKVDRSSRRIDVYLDRDVSVSPYRVEDCGAAAARGVYVYSGATFSLRELVGLVGEFDRASIATARLLAVHSSAIVQPSRGEGVLAHDPSRHTSMVKAIGSAIARGFKLGDSVAITTGRASSDIVVRLARAGVPVLVSLKGPLMSGIRASEMLGVTLVLVARHREGGRGFRPVTHPWRILPT from the coding sequence ATGGTTAGGTTCTCAGAGCTAGCCCCAGAGTATGTGACGCTGGAGGGCCAGGCAGTGGCAGTAGACGAGCTCTACACAGTCTACGTCAACGGCAAGTCGTACGTCAGCATCTCGGCGAGCCCCTCGGGGCTCTACGAACTCGCCCTCGGCCTGCTCGTGGGGGACGGCGTTGCGTCGGGGCCGGGCGACATCCTCGACGTCAAGGTAGATAGGTCTTCGAGGAGGATCGACGTATACCTGGACAGGGACGTCAGCGTCAGCCCGTACCGGGTGGAAGACTGCGGGGCGGCCGCCGCGAGGGGGGTGTACGTCTACTCCGGGGCCACCTTTAGCCTCCGGGAGCTGGTGGGCCTCGTGGGCGAGTTCGACAGGGCCTCCATAGCCACAGCCCGACTGCTCGCCGTCCACTCTTCAGCTATCGTCCAGCCCAGCCGCGGCGAGGGTGTCCTAGCCCACGACCCGAGCAGGCATACGTCAATGGTAAAGGCTATAGGCTCGGCAATAGCCCGGGGTTTCAAGCTGGGAGATTCCGTCGCGATCACTACTGGCAGGGCGTCGAGCGACATCGTCGTCCGCCTGGCGAGAGCCGGGGTGCCCGTCCTAGTCTCCCTCAAGGGCCCGCTAATGAGCGGGATAAGGGCCTCCGAGATGCTAGGCGTCACGCTGGTGCTCGTCGCCAGGCATCGCGAGGGGGGCAGGGGGTTTAGGCCGGTCACGCACCCTTGGAGGATTCTTCCAACCTGA
- a CDS encoding CBS domain-containing protein, translated as MQVKKLLKREPIVVELGTPLRQAAQVMVREGIGLLPIVSPGDRRRVLGVISERDFVKALATQRGIEDMNVEDVGTMEVVVTISEDASVAEAARLMLEKGIRHLVVVDSQGKLVGVISIRDIVRIDEMLRLASEV; from the coding sequence ATGCAGGTTAAGAAGCTGCTGAAGCGGGAGCCCATTGTCGTCGAGCTTGGGACTCCCCTGAGGCAGGCGGCGCAGGTCATGGTTCGTGAGGGAATTGGCCTTCTGCCGATAGTCTCCCCCGGCGATAGGAGGAGGGTTCTGGGGGTTATCTCCGAGAGGGACTTCGTGAAGGCTTTGGCGACACAACGGGGTATCGAGGACATGAACGTCGAGGACGTGGGGACGATGGAGGTCGTCGTCACGATAAGCGAGGACGCGAGCGTCGCTGAGGCAGCACGCCTGATGCTGGAGAAGGGTATTAGGCACCTAGTGGTCGTCGACAGCCAGGGGAAACTCGTGGGAGTCATCTCCATCAGGGACATCGTGCGTATAGACGAGATGCTCAGGCTAGCATCTGAAGTTTAG
- a CDS encoding APC family permease, whose amino-acid sequence MSSQGTEPKLRRELTLIDAISVGLGAIIGAGIFVVIGLAAGLAGPAVVLSVVIAGISATFTALSFCELGASLPKAGGVYEYGHTLLHPLVGFVMGWIWVSGNIVLGATASLSFGFYLASAFPWVDPKLGAVALIATVTVVNILGAKLSAGVNNVIVAGKVLALVVFVLVGLSSVNPVHFQNFMPGGFGSVVTAAALFYFAYIGFPRISTMAEEIVEPEKNIPRGILAALFISMAIYVAVAVVAVGLVGYEALASSTAPIATAAEQLGVKAVVEAGALLATFSVVLTSVMGQSRVFFAMARNREIPSSLARVSEKFGTPVNSILLSGAIMLVLALTVDISGLASLTSFSVLFTHMLTNIAAIKLHGIGSPKKSYAIKRVPLHAYIGAVLSLALALSLGAATILAGLLNLALSITWFYFYKAFSKNQG is encoded by the coding sequence GTGTCGTCGCAGGGCACTGAGCCTAAACTCAGGAGAGAGCTCACGCTCATCGACGCGATCTCCGTGGGCCTGGGGGCGATAATAGGGGCAGGAATATTCGTGGTTATAGGGCTTGCGGCCGGCCTGGCCGGGCCCGCTGTAGTACTCTCAGTCGTGATTGCAGGCATTAGCGCCACATTCACGGCTCTCAGCTTCTGCGAGCTCGGGGCCTCTCTCCCGAAGGCTGGCGGGGTGTACGAGTACGGCCACACACTCCTACACCCACTCGTGGGCTTCGTAATGGGTTGGATATGGGTCAGCGGGAACATAGTCCTGGGGGCGACTGCGAGCCTGAGCTTCGGCTTCTACCTCGCGAGCGCCTTCCCGTGGGTAGACCCTAAGCTCGGCGCTGTTGCACTGATAGCCACGGTCACTGTCGTTAATATCCTGGGCGCTAAGCTCTCGGCAGGCGTCAATAACGTTATTGTCGCAGGCAAGGTGCTCGCCCTAGTAGTCTTTGTGCTTGTAGGCCTTTCCAGCGTAAACCCCGTCCACTTCCAGAACTTCATGCCGGGGGGCTTCGGCTCAGTCGTTACTGCTGCCGCCCTCTTTTACTTTGCTTACATAGGCTTCCCGCGTATAAGCACTATGGCCGAGGAGATAGTTGAGCCGGAGAAGAACATTCCGCGCGGCATCCTAGCGGCCCTCTTCATATCGATGGCTATATACGTCGCAGTAGCTGTTGTGGCTGTCGGCCTCGTAGGCTACGAGGCGCTGGCGTCTTCAACAGCCCCCATAGCGACTGCCGCAGAACAGCTAGGCGTGAAGGCTGTAGTCGAGGCGGGGGCTCTTTTGGCGACTTTCAGCGTAGTCCTCACGTCTGTAATGGGGCAGTCAAGGGTGTTCTTCGCAATGGCCAGGAACAGGGAGATACCGTCCAGTCTAGCAAGAGTTTCCGAGAAGTTTGGGACGCCGGTGAACTCGATACTACTCTCAGGCGCTATAATGCTGGTTCTAGCCCTCACGGTCGACATCTCGGGGCTAGCCTCCCTCACTAGCTTCAGCGTCCTCTTCACACACATGCTGACAAACATCGCGGCTATCAAGCTCCACGGTATAGGTAGCCCGAAGAAGAGCTACGCTATCAAGAGAGTACCGCTCCACGCATACATCGGCGCAGTCCTGAGCCTCGCACTCGCCCTCAGCCTAGGCGCCGCGACAATACTGGCCGGCCTACTGAACCTGGCACTGTCTATAACATGGTTCTACTTCTACAAGGCTTTCTCGAAAAACCAGGGCTAA
- a CDS encoding alpha/beta hydrolase, with amino-acid sequence MKEEVLRLASDNETVVRSWHYSGTPRAVVAGIHGFAEHSGRYNHFGEFLAERGFDLYMYDLRGHGLSRSERGYVDSFNDFIHDTVSFIEYVKKRSGASRVFLFGHSMGGLIAVNVAAILGDDLEGLITSGAALEVRTTLAQGLLLSILGSVSPKKRIRLPIATECLTSDESVVRRYIEDPLVFKDPTVKLLVEFGRAVQEAWRKVDAIRCPALILHGEGDCLVPASASRNLYERLRVPDKTLVVYKGMRHEILNEPEWTRVAGDIVEWLNRHLI; translated from the coding sequence ATGAAAGAGGAGGTTCTGAGGCTGGCAAGCGACAATGAGACAGTTGTCCGCTCCTGGCACTACAGCGGAACACCCAGGGCCGTCGTCGCCGGAATCCACGGCTTTGCAGAGCACAGCGGCCGCTACAACCACTTTGGAGAGTTCCTAGCCGAGAGGGGCTTTGACCTGTACATGTACGACCTACGCGGCCATGGTCTTTCTAGGAGTGAGAGAGGCTACGTAGACTCTTTCAACGATTTTATCCACGACACAGTCTCCTTCATAGAGTACGTGAAGAAAAGGTCTGGGGCTTCTCGAGTATTTCTCTTCGGACACAGCATGGGAGGGTTGATAGCTGTGAACGTTGCGGCTATTCTGGGAGATGACCTGGAAGGCCTAATCACTAGTGGAGCAGCACTAGAGGTCAGAACAACACTTGCGCAGGGACTGCTCCTCAGCATCCTGGGCTCTGTTTCGCCAAAGAAGAGGATTAGACTCCCGATTGCTACAGAATGCTTAACCAGCGACGAGAGTGTGGTGAGGAGGTACATCGAGGATCCCCTGGTGTTCAAAGACCCCACCGTAAAGCTACTAGTGGAATTCGGCAGAGCTGTGCAGGAGGCTTGGAGGAAAGTCGACGCTATACGCTGTCCAGCTCTAATACTCCACGGCGAGGGGGACTGCCTAGTCCCGGCGAGTGCCTCTAGAAACCTATACGAGAGACTCAGGGTGCCGGATAAAACCCTCGTGGTCTACAAGGGGATGAGGCACGAGATACTCAACGAGCCCGAGTGGACGCGAGTAGCCGGCGACATCGTCGAGTGGCTGAATAGGCACCTGATTTAA
- a CDS encoding MarC family protein yields the protein MVIAIDMLSGLSRTKALESTEEALIVPIATPLLVDPGTITTLIVVAAAHGVLPTLIASVLASTMVYLTLRFGKLLLEVAGRNVVRSIGRFMSVIIASISAEMIHSALLEWGFFAR from the coding sequence ATGGTCATAGCTATCGACATGCTGTCTGGGCTCAGTAGGACTAAAGCCCTTGAAAGCACGGAGGAGGCTCTAATAGTCCCGATAGCTACGCCGCTCCTGGTCGATCCCGGGACTATAACTACACTAATTGTCGTGGCTGCGGCGCACGGGGTGCTTCCGACGCTTATCGCGTCAGTCTTGGCCTCCACAATGGTTTACTTGACTCTGAGGTTCGGGAAGCTTCTACTGGAGGTTGCAGGGAGAAACGTTGTGCGGAGCATCGGCAGGTTTATGTCCGTAATTATTGCTTCGATAAGCGCTGAGATGATCCACTCAGCTCTCCTGGAGTGGGGCTTCTTCGCAAGATAA
- a CDS encoding MarC family protein: protein MTSPYTLLVDSLLMAFQLYAVLNPVSVIPTFMSLIGDRSRAEKAVAVRRASLYVVVLMAIFSILGGTMLKFLT from the coding sequence ATGACTAGCCCTTACACTCTACTCGTAGACTCTCTTCTCATGGCTTTCCAACTCTACGCAGTACTTAACCCCGTGAGTGTTATACCGACTTTTATGAGCCTCATAGGTGATAGGAGTAGAGCCGAGAAGGCTGTCGCCGTCAGGAGGGCGAGCCTGTACGTCGTTGTCCTAATGGCTATCTTCTCCATCCTAGGTGGCACGATGCTCAAGTTTTTAACGTGA